A stretch of the Aphis gossypii isolate Hap1 chromosome 2, ASM2018417v2, whole genome shotgun sequence genome encodes the following:
- the LOC114127340 gene encoding phospholipase DDHD2-like isoform X1 gives MSEINKNKEDISSNNIINENSQSQINTTDKNDTNQFQESISFSLLQQNISEMNLEESQSQCLKTASEQLKQHLNSSCGFSNLDEYNSHIVPPRKTLGNIQHNIITPPIDTTEQSLTSNVISNQNYSTLTETSNMVLNKPFKTTSAPENISTSQSEDLLLYTYEPIKWHWFYCKNAIKIKWIPFSQKDSDAIEQAFILNDQCNESVIATDGSRFDVYLNQRIRKPVYWSDNPTNVRRCSWFLRNSNGSNFIPYDEVTATLLEEEYKTAWESNEWGRRVPVGNYEEVVFHSPTAIIHNGVSITLLNNNEETQNDQMDQAANISSLKQCIVKRGFEEFVIPSDEPSKVDHLLFIVHGIGSYCDLKMRPIYEVVDDFRSLALQLTQSHFKTSCQSEKIGRIEVLPVSWHLALHSEDIDCKLKRITLPSIPRLRNFSNDTILDVLFYTSPTFCQTIINAVGNEMNRMYSQYLLRNPKFNGHVSIGGHSLGSLISFDLLCNQQPPSPTKQTESSVASVAQEQKSKLSRGASYVTLGKAGTGQPYIAYPQLKFQLDYFFGFGSPIGMFVTVRGIESLGENFKFPTCPGFLNIFHPYDPVAYRIEPLINTAFENIPPFQVPHHKGRKRMHLELKDTMAHVGAALKTHLVNSVRNTWNTVYQLAMFSKATSGRSIEYDSRIKLDQKSQTQQADSTSNSKTFQRTSEYPNIKPGILNKGNRVDCVLQEAPIESFNEYLFAVGSHLCYWESEDTILLVLKEIYSIQGVSPDNQIQHAILPFDIHDSDNSNYPTSMQFEEPPGFNMSFGSLSSLYDDKR, from the exons atgtctgagataaataaaaataaggaaGATATTTCatccaacaatattataaatgaaaattcacaatcacaaattaatacaacag aTAAGAATGATACTAACCAATTCCAAGAATCTATAAGTTTTTCtctattacaacaaaatattagtgAAATGAATTTGGAAGAATCCCAATCCCAATGTTTAAAAACTGCAAGTGAACAACTTAAACAACATCTAAATAGTAGTTGTGGATTTTCTAATCTTGATGAATATAATTCTCACATTGTACCACCAAGGAAAACATTGGGAAATATTCAACATAACATCATTACACCacctattg ATACTACTGAACAATCATTAACTAGTAATGTTATAAGTAAccaaaattattcaacattaACGGAAACATCTAACATGGTTTTgaataaaccatttaaaacCACGAGTGCTCCAGAAAATATATCTACATCACAATCGGAA gatttattattatatacttatgaaCCTATAAAATGGCATTGGTTCTATTGCAAAaatgctattaaaattaaatggatTCCATTTAGTCAAAAAGATTCTGATGCAATTGAACAAGCTTTTATCTTAA atgatCAGTGCAATGAATCAGTTATAGCAACAGATGGTAGCCGATTTGATGTTTACTTAAATCAAAGAATTCGTAAACCAGTTTATTGGTCTGATAACCCAACTAATGTACGACGTTGTTCTTGGTTCCTCCGTAATAGCAATGGATCTAATTTTATTCCTTATGATGAAGTCACAGCTACACTTTTAGAA GAAGAATACAAAACAGCTTGGGAAAGTAATGAATGGGGACGTAGAGTTCCAGTTGGTAATTATGAAGAAGTAGTTTTTCATAGTCCTACAGCTATAATTCATAATGGAGTATCCATAACACTTTTAAACAATAACGAAGAAACTCAAAATGATCAAATGGATCAAGCAGcgaatata tccTCATTAAAACAATGCATAGTCAAACGAGGGTTTGAAGAATTTGTTATTCCTAGTGATGAACCATCAAAAGTGGatcatctattatttattgtacatggAATTGGGTCCTactgtgatttaaaaatgagaCCAATTTATGAAGTTG tggATGATTTTCGAAGCTTAGCTCTTCAGTTAACACaatcacattttaaaacatcatGTCAGTCAGAAAAAATTGGTAGAATTGAAGTATTACCAGTTTCGTGGCATTTAGCTCTGCATAGTGAAGATATTGATTGTAAGCTCAAAAGAATTACATTGCCATCAATTCCACGTCTCAGGAACTTTAGCAATGACACAATATTggatgttttgttttatacaagtCCCACATTTTGTcaa actATTATAAATGCTGTCGGAAATGAAATGAATCGAATGTATAGTCAGTATCTATTAAGAAATCCAAAATTTAATGGACATGTTTCAATTGGTGGTCATAGCCTTGGATCTTTAATTTCATTTGATTTACTTTGTAATCAGCAACCACCAAGTCCAACAAAACAAACT gagtCATCTGTGGCATCGGTTGCTCAAGagcaaaaatctaaattaagcCGCGGTGCATCATATGTAACATTAGGGAAAGCGGGTACTGGACAACCATACATTGCATATCCTCAACTAAAATTTCAACTTGATTACTTTTTTGGTTTTGGCTCACCTATtg GAATGTTTGTAACAGTGAGAGGTATTGAAAGTTTaggagaaaattttaaatttcctacTTGTCCAggatttcttaatatttttcatcctTATGACCCAGTAGCTTACCGTATTGAACCATTAATTAATActgcttttgaaaatatacctCCTTTCCAAGTACCACATCACAAAGGCCGTAAAAGGATGCatttag AACTAAAAGATACTATGGCACATGTGGGAGCTGCTTTAAAAACACATCTTGTAAATTCTGTAAGAAATACATGGAATACAGTTTATCAGTTGGCTATGTTTTCTAAAGCAACTTCAGGTCGTTCTATAGAATATGACTCTAGGATA aaaTTAGATCAGAAATCACAAACTCAACAAGCAGATTCTACAAGTAATTCAAAGACGTTTCAGAGAACTTCTGAATACCCTAATATTAAACCTGGTATTCTAAATAAAGGAAATAGAGTAGATTGTGTTCTACAAGAAGCACCAATTGAAAGTTTTAATGAATACTTATTTGCTGTAGGCAGTCATTTATGTTATTG ggaATCTGAAGATACTATTTTGTTAGTCTTGAAggaaatttattcaatacaagGAGTATCACCTGATAATCAGATTCAACATGCAATACTACCATTTGACATTCATGATAGTGACAATTCTAATTATCCAACTAGTATGCAATTTGAAGAACCACCAGGATTTAACATGTCTTTTGGATCATTGTCATCACTTTATGATGATAAGCGTTAA
- the LOC114127340 gene encoding phospholipase DDHD2-like isoform X3, giving the protein MSEINKNKEDISSNNIINENSQSQINTTDTTEQSLTSNVISNQNYSTLTETSNMVLNKPFKTTSAPENISTSQSEDLLLYTYEPIKWHWFYCKNAIKIKWIPFSQKDSDAIEQAFILNDQCNESVIATDGSRFDVYLNQRIRKPVYWSDNPTNVRRCSWFLRNSNGSNFIPYDEVTATLLEEEYKTAWESNEWGRRVPVGNYEEVVFHSPTAIIHNGVSITLLNNNEETQNDQMDQAANISSLKQCIVKRGFEEFVIPSDEPSKVDHLLFIVHGIGSYCDLKMRPIYEVVDDFRSLALQLTQSHFKTSCQSEKIGRIEVLPVSWHLALHSEDIDCKLKRITLPSIPRLRNFSNDTILDVLFYTSPTFCQTIINAVGNEMNRMYSQYLLRNPKFNGHVSIGGHSLGSLISFDLLCNQQPPSPTKQTESSVASVAQEQKSKLSRGASYVTLGKAGTGQPYIAYPQLKFQLDYFFGFGSPIGMFVTVRGIESLGENFKFPTCPGFLNIFHPYDPVAYRIEPLINTAFENIPPFQVPHHKGRKRMHLELKDTMAHVGAALKTHLVNSVRNTWNTVYQLAMFSKATSGRSIEYDSRIKLDQKSQTQQADSTSNSKTFQRTSEYPNIKPGILNKGNRVDCVLQEAPIESFNEYLFAVGSHLCYWESEDTILLVLKEIYSIQGVSPDNQIQHAILPFDIHDSDNSNYPTSMQFEEPPGFNMSFGSLSSLYDDKR; this is encoded by the exons atgtctgagataaataaaaataaggaaGATATTTCatccaacaatattataaatgaaaattcacaatcacaaattaatacaacag ATACTACTGAACAATCATTAACTAGTAATGTTATAAGTAAccaaaattattcaacattaACGGAAACATCTAACATGGTTTTgaataaaccatttaaaacCACGAGTGCTCCAGAAAATATATCTACATCACAATCGGAA gatttattattatatacttatgaaCCTATAAAATGGCATTGGTTCTATTGCAAAaatgctattaaaattaaatggatTCCATTTAGTCAAAAAGATTCTGATGCAATTGAACAAGCTTTTATCTTAA atgatCAGTGCAATGAATCAGTTATAGCAACAGATGGTAGCCGATTTGATGTTTACTTAAATCAAAGAATTCGTAAACCAGTTTATTGGTCTGATAACCCAACTAATGTACGACGTTGTTCTTGGTTCCTCCGTAATAGCAATGGATCTAATTTTATTCCTTATGATGAAGTCACAGCTACACTTTTAGAA GAAGAATACAAAACAGCTTGGGAAAGTAATGAATGGGGACGTAGAGTTCCAGTTGGTAATTATGAAGAAGTAGTTTTTCATAGTCCTACAGCTATAATTCATAATGGAGTATCCATAACACTTTTAAACAATAACGAAGAAACTCAAAATGATCAAATGGATCAAGCAGcgaatata tccTCATTAAAACAATGCATAGTCAAACGAGGGTTTGAAGAATTTGTTATTCCTAGTGATGAACCATCAAAAGTGGatcatctattatttattgtacatggAATTGGGTCCTactgtgatttaaaaatgagaCCAATTTATGAAGTTG tggATGATTTTCGAAGCTTAGCTCTTCAGTTAACACaatcacattttaaaacatcatGTCAGTCAGAAAAAATTGGTAGAATTGAAGTATTACCAGTTTCGTGGCATTTAGCTCTGCATAGTGAAGATATTGATTGTAAGCTCAAAAGAATTACATTGCCATCAATTCCACGTCTCAGGAACTTTAGCAATGACACAATATTggatgttttgttttatacaagtCCCACATTTTGTcaa actATTATAAATGCTGTCGGAAATGAAATGAATCGAATGTATAGTCAGTATCTATTAAGAAATCCAAAATTTAATGGACATGTTTCAATTGGTGGTCATAGCCTTGGATCTTTAATTTCATTTGATTTACTTTGTAATCAGCAACCACCAAGTCCAACAAAACAAACT gagtCATCTGTGGCATCGGTTGCTCAAGagcaaaaatctaaattaagcCGCGGTGCATCATATGTAACATTAGGGAAAGCGGGTACTGGACAACCATACATTGCATATCCTCAACTAAAATTTCAACTTGATTACTTTTTTGGTTTTGGCTCACCTATtg GAATGTTTGTAACAGTGAGAGGTATTGAAAGTTTaggagaaaattttaaatttcctacTTGTCCAggatttcttaatatttttcatcctTATGACCCAGTAGCTTACCGTATTGAACCATTAATTAATActgcttttgaaaatatacctCCTTTCCAAGTACCACATCACAAAGGCCGTAAAAGGATGCatttag AACTAAAAGATACTATGGCACATGTGGGAGCTGCTTTAAAAACACATCTTGTAAATTCTGTAAGAAATACATGGAATACAGTTTATCAGTTGGCTATGTTTTCTAAAGCAACTTCAGGTCGTTCTATAGAATATGACTCTAGGATA aaaTTAGATCAGAAATCACAAACTCAACAAGCAGATTCTACAAGTAATTCAAAGACGTTTCAGAGAACTTCTGAATACCCTAATATTAAACCTGGTATTCTAAATAAAGGAAATAGAGTAGATTGTGTTCTACAAGAAGCACCAATTGAAAGTTTTAATGAATACTTATTTGCTGTAGGCAGTCATTTATGTTATTG ggaATCTGAAGATACTATTTTGTTAGTCTTGAAggaaatttattcaatacaagGAGTATCACCTGATAATCAGATTCAACATGCAATACTACCATTTGACATTCATGATAGTGACAATTCTAATTATCCAACTAGTATGCAATTTGAAGAACCACCAGGATTTAACATGTCTTTTGGATCATTGTCATCACTTTATGATGATAAGCGTTAA
- the LOC114127341 gene encoding uncharacterized protein LOC114127341, with translation MYLLNLFLLYCTVPCIIANNITILTDWKKSTLQCMNNFFENKEFLTMNDTFVTIFGLNEKKDSVVHNIVLRNFNELMSQYHKTDNLLQEQSQKYYSRLIDTLNNSKNQFLLFGEKSIFNNEDFFLHNHTNVEIVWCKDGKCENCKEKMPKPLAIVNQVPEIKTIDEQNQPKNKASDKSWSDEIDGAKSFRLELSPYSILTGISGETVKLYFRVIHRSWIPLEYNFHCYDQMGLIRSVLPTSVILPPNSPPFDVMVILEVTGPEGSTDEITFSVLQPEFETIKINFYIGKLTGDTTRPTIDYIFNGDCRFADTPHTCASEKWNVEVTIQDENSGLAMISSIPNNIRFRSEFNIGTKLPVIIHYTATCCFPKFEIIATDLRGNTNKKTIDAEKQYLNIAEIALIVLSAIVLLLLILFLIWSIIRCQRRKRSRDFLSR, from the exons atgtatttactaaatttgttCTTACTTTATTGTACAGTTCCATGTATTATTGCTAATAACATAACAATCTTAACGGATTGGAAAAAATCAACTTTACAATGTAtgaataacttttttgaaaacaaagaGTTTTTGACAATGAATGATACTTTTGTGACTATATTTGgactaaatgaaaaaaaag ATAGTGTGGTTCATAATATAGTTCTGagaaattttaacgaattgaTGTCTCAGTACCATAAAACTGATAATCTACTGCAAGAACAAAGTCAAAAGTATTATTCTAGATTAATAGATACTCTGAATAATTCAAAGaaccaatttttattgtttggtgaaaaatcaatattcaataatgaaGACTTTTTTCTACACAACCATACTAAT gtAGAAATTGTATGGTGTAAAGATGGTAAATGCGAAAattgtaaagaaaaaatgcCTAAACCATTAGCAATTGTGAATCAAGTTCcagaaattaaaactattgatgAGCAAAATCAaccaaaaa ataaagcTTCCGATAAATCATGGTCAGATGAAATAGATGGAGCAAAAAGTTTTAGATTGGAACTATCTCCTTATTCTATTTTAACGGGAATTTCAGGAGaaacagttaaattatatttcagggTCATTCATAGAAGTTGGATAcctttagaatataattttcattgttatGATCAAATGGGTCTTATAAGATCAGTTTTACCTACAag tgtaataCTACCTCCAAATAGTCCACCATTTGATGTGATGGTAATTTTAGAGGTAACGGGACCAGAAGGATCAACTGATGAAATAACATTTTCCGTTCTTCAACCAGaatttgaaactataaaaattaatttttacatcgGAAAACTA acaGGAGATACCACACGTCCTAcaatagattatatatttaatggggATTGTCGTTTTGCAGACACTCCACATACTTGTGCATCAGAAAAATGGAATGTTGAAGTAACCATTCAAGATGAAAATTCag gattAGCTATGATATCATcaataccaaataatataaggtTTCGGAGTGAGTTTAATATAGGGACAAAATTACCagtaattatacattacacaGCAACATGTTGTTTtccaaaatttgaaattatagccACAGATCTACGaggtaatacaaataaaaaaacaatagatgCAGAAAaac aatacttaaatattgcaGAAATTGCATTAATAGTTCTATCAGcaatagttttattacttcttattttatttttaatttggagTATTATAAGATGTCAACGAAGAAAAAGAAGTCGTGATTTTTTATCAagataa
- the LOC114127340 gene encoding phospholipase DDHD2-like isoform X2 — MNLEESQSQCLKTASEQLKQHLNSSCGFSNLDEYNSHIVPPRKTLGNIQHNIITPPIDTTEQSLTSNVISNQNYSTLTETSNMVLNKPFKTTSAPENISTSQSEDLLLYTYEPIKWHWFYCKNAIKIKWIPFSQKDSDAIEQAFILNDQCNESVIATDGSRFDVYLNQRIRKPVYWSDNPTNVRRCSWFLRNSNGSNFIPYDEVTATLLEEEYKTAWESNEWGRRVPVGNYEEVVFHSPTAIIHNGVSITLLNNNEETQNDQMDQAANISSLKQCIVKRGFEEFVIPSDEPSKVDHLLFIVHGIGSYCDLKMRPIYEVVDDFRSLALQLTQSHFKTSCQSEKIGRIEVLPVSWHLALHSEDIDCKLKRITLPSIPRLRNFSNDTILDVLFYTSPTFCQTIINAVGNEMNRMYSQYLLRNPKFNGHVSIGGHSLGSLISFDLLCNQQPPSPTKQTESSVASVAQEQKSKLSRGASYVTLGKAGTGQPYIAYPQLKFQLDYFFGFGSPIGMFVTVRGIESLGENFKFPTCPGFLNIFHPYDPVAYRIEPLINTAFENIPPFQVPHHKGRKRMHLELKDTMAHVGAALKTHLVNSVRNTWNTVYQLAMFSKATSGRSIEYDSRIKLDQKSQTQQADSTSNSKTFQRTSEYPNIKPGILNKGNRVDCVLQEAPIESFNEYLFAVGSHLCYWESEDTILLVLKEIYSIQGVSPDNQIQHAILPFDIHDSDNSNYPTSMQFEEPPGFNMSFGSLSSLYDDKR; from the exons ATGAATTTGGAAGAATCCCAATCCCAATGTTTAAAAACTGCAAGTGAACAACTTAAACAACATCTAAATAGTAGTTGTGGATTTTCTAATCTTGATGAATATAATTCTCACATTGTACCACCAAGGAAAACATTGGGAAATATTCAACATAACATCATTACACCacctattg ATACTACTGAACAATCATTAACTAGTAATGTTATAAGTAAccaaaattattcaacattaACGGAAACATCTAACATGGTTTTgaataaaccatttaaaacCACGAGTGCTCCAGAAAATATATCTACATCACAATCGGAA gatttattattatatacttatgaaCCTATAAAATGGCATTGGTTCTATTGCAAAaatgctattaaaattaaatggatTCCATTTAGTCAAAAAGATTCTGATGCAATTGAACAAGCTTTTATCTTAA atgatCAGTGCAATGAATCAGTTATAGCAACAGATGGTAGCCGATTTGATGTTTACTTAAATCAAAGAATTCGTAAACCAGTTTATTGGTCTGATAACCCAACTAATGTACGACGTTGTTCTTGGTTCCTCCGTAATAGCAATGGATCTAATTTTATTCCTTATGATGAAGTCACAGCTACACTTTTAGAA GAAGAATACAAAACAGCTTGGGAAAGTAATGAATGGGGACGTAGAGTTCCAGTTGGTAATTATGAAGAAGTAGTTTTTCATAGTCCTACAGCTATAATTCATAATGGAGTATCCATAACACTTTTAAACAATAACGAAGAAACTCAAAATGATCAAATGGATCAAGCAGcgaatata tccTCATTAAAACAATGCATAGTCAAACGAGGGTTTGAAGAATTTGTTATTCCTAGTGATGAACCATCAAAAGTGGatcatctattatttattgtacatggAATTGGGTCCTactgtgatttaaaaatgagaCCAATTTATGAAGTTG tggATGATTTTCGAAGCTTAGCTCTTCAGTTAACACaatcacattttaaaacatcatGTCAGTCAGAAAAAATTGGTAGAATTGAAGTATTACCAGTTTCGTGGCATTTAGCTCTGCATAGTGAAGATATTGATTGTAAGCTCAAAAGAATTACATTGCCATCAATTCCACGTCTCAGGAACTTTAGCAATGACACAATATTggatgttttgttttatacaagtCCCACATTTTGTcaa actATTATAAATGCTGTCGGAAATGAAATGAATCGAATGTATAGTCAGTATCTATTAAGAAATCCAAAATTTAATGGACATGTTTCAATTGGTGGTCATAGCCTTGGATCTTTAATTTCATTTGATTTACTTTGTAATCAGCAACCACCAAGTCCAACAAAACAAACT gagtCATCTGTGGCATCGGTTGCTCAAGagcaaaaatctaaattaagcCGCGGTGCATCATATGTAACATTAGGGAAAGCGGGTACTGGACAACCATACATTGCATATCCTCAACTAAAATTTCAACTTGATTACTTTTTTGGTTTTGGCTCACCTATtg GAATGTTTGTAACAGTGAGAGGTATTGAAAGTTTaggagaaaattttaaatttcctacTTGTCCAggatttcttaatatttttcatcctTATGACCCAGTAGCTTACCGTATTGAACCATTAATTAATActgcttttgaaaatatacctCCTTTCCAAGTACCACATCACAAAGGCCGTAAAAGGATGCatttag AACTAAAAGATACTATGGCACATGTGGGAGCTGCTTTAAAAACACATCTTGTAAATTCTGTAAGAAATACATGGAATACAGTTTATCAGTTGGCTATGTTTTCTAAAGCAACTTCAGGTCGTTCTATAGAATATGACTCTAGGATA aaaTTAGATCAGAAATCACAAACTCAACAAGCAGATTCTACAAGTAATTCAAAGACGTTTCAGAGAACTTCTGAATACCCTAATATTAAACCTGGTATTCTAAATAAAGGAAATAGAGTAGATTGTGTTCTACAAGAAGCACCAATTGAAAGTTTTAATGAATACTTATTTGCTGTAGGCAGTCATTTATGTTATTG ggaATCTGAAGATACTATTTTGTTAGTCTTGAAggaaatttattcaatacaagGAGTATCACCTGATAATCAGATTCAACATGCAATACTACCATTTGACATTCATGATAGTGACAATTCTAATTATCCAACTAGTATGCAATTTGAAGAACCACCAGGATTTAACATGTCTTTTGGATCATTGTCATCACTTTATGATGATAAGCGTTAA
- the LOC114127376 gene encoding major facilitator superfamily domain-containing protein 10 — MATKSSQNGTGYVVFISLLFDLLAFTMILPLFPSLLDYYKQNDSGGLYQWLEQHISVFQKTIGVPDKFNGVLFGGILGSLFSFLQFASSPILGGISDVYGRKPVMIICLVGILSSYIIWSKATTFSLFVWSRIIGGLSKGNVSLSMAIVTDVYVPEKRGRGMAMIGIAFSVGFVFGPMIGAAYAKWSHGQEGVWFVQPALLAVALTIINIIFVTFAFNESLPKKNRASSVAGKLSEAFTYINVIDLFKFKLLDGVVPSEDIKKLRTLGTVYFTYLFLYSGLEFTLTFLTHNKFGYTSMQQGWMFFGIGITMAILQGGWVRRIPPARTAKTATLGLLLIAPSFICVGMAESPPLFIFGLFLYAVSTSIVVPCMTTLASHYGSNAHKGKAMGTFRSLGALARAVGPVFASILYWSVGPRITYCIGGILLLQPWFLLRKTLKNAKEKV; from the exons ATGGCAACAAAAAGCTCACAAAATGGTACTGGATATGTGGTGTTTATATCGTtactatttgatttattggCATTTACCATGATATTACCACTTTTCCCATCACTACTTgactattataaacaaaatgattCTGGTGGATTATACCAATGGCTAGAACAACATATaagtgtttttcaaaaaactattGGTGTACCAGATAAGTTTAATGGAGTTTTATTTGGTG GTATACTGGGttcattgttttcatttttacaatttgctTCTTCACCTATTCTTGGTGGAATAAGTGATGTTTATGGTCGCAAGCCAGTGATGATTATATGTTTG gtaggtattttatcTTCTTACATAATTTGGTCAAAAGCAActacattttctttatttgtttGGTCACGTATTATTGGTGGTCTCAGTAAAGGCAATGTTAGTTTATCAATGGCTATTGTTACAGATGTATATGTACCAGAAAAACGTGGAAGAGGAATg gcAATGATTGGAATAGCATTTTCAGTGGGGTTTGTATTTGGTCCTATGATAGGAGCAGCATATGCTAAATGGTCTCATGGTCAAGAAGGGGTCTGGTTCGTTCAACCAGCTTTACTTGCAGTTGCattgactattattaatataatttttgtaacattcGCCTTTAACGAATCACTTccaaaa aaaaacAGAGCTTCCTCAGTTGCTGGAAAATTATCAGAAGCATTTACTTACATTAATGTAAtagatttattcaaatttaaactattagatGGTGTTGTTCCATCTGAAg atattaagaAGTTACGTACTTTGGGTACTGTCTATTTCACATATTTATTCCTATATTCTGGATTAGAatttacattaacatttttgactCATAACAAGTTTGGATATACCTCAATGCAACAAGGTTGGATGTTTTTTGGTATTGGTATTACCATGGCTATTTTACAGGGTGGATGGGTTCGAAGAATACCTCCAGCACGTACAGCTAAAACTGCTACTTTg gGACTTTTACTCATAGCTCCATCGTTCATATGTGTTGGAATGGCTGAATCTCCTCCTCTTTTTATTTTCGGTTTATTTCTTTATGCCGTTT ctacCTCTATTGTTGTTCCATGTATGACTACATTAGCTTCACATTACGGATCTAATGCTCATAAAGGCAAAGCTATGGGTACATTTCGTTCTTTAGGTGCTTTAGCTAGAGCTGTTGGACCAGTTTTTGCCTCAAtat TATATTGGTCTGTTGGTCCAAGAATTACATATTGCATTGGaggcattttattattacaacccTGGTTTTTGTTAAGGAAGACATTAAAGAATGCTaaagaaaaagtataa